GAAGGATATCCTTGCCACATTGTTTATAGAAACAAAAATTGGGAACTTAAGTCTCCTTCGATAGGGAAATGAATATTCTAAAGCATTTAAAACTAATGGAGTTGATCTACCTACAAAAACTttgttgaaaacaaaaaacaaaataaatgaacaagccaaacaaaaccacacagatacagaaatcagagtagtggttaccagagagaaggggctgggggaggtggggagggggtgttgaaaaatgggtaaaggggatcaactgtatggtgacagatggaaactaagTTTTGGGTGGTGGGCACACTGTAGtatttacagaagtagaaatataatattgtacacatgaaacttttaAACCAATTTTAACCcaatatgggaattccctggtggtccagtggttaggactcgttgctttcactgccgtgggcccaggttcaatccctggtcagagaactaagatcccacaagctgcatggtgtggccaaaaacaacaacagcaacaaaaaaccaatgttaactcaataaaaaacaaatttaaaaaaaaaaacccttgttgaatgaaaaaagcaaaaagatacatatagtacgatcatttatgtgaaattttaaaaatatactacctAATATAAAATCATGAGTGGCAAGAATACACCCCAACTtctggggaggcaggaaggagaacAGAGTGGGAGGTGggtaatatttcttaaaaaagaaatctgacacaaatatgataaaatattaacattttaaaatctgagtgTTAAGAAGTAGAGCTCAATAGGTTGtaagtttgggacttccctgatggtccagtggtaaagaatcctcctcccagtgcaggggatgcgggttctatcactggtcgggggaactaagatcccacatgccgcggggcagctaaagCCACTATTAGAGAGAAGCCGCGTGCCTCAACGAAGGAAGAGCTCGAGCGATGCAGCaacagatcctgcatgcctcagtgaagatcctacatgccgcaactaagacccaatgcagcccaaaaaaaagagaaaataaacaaataaataaataataaatattaaaaaaatagattgtaAGTTCCACAAGGGCAGagatgtttgtttggttttgctgaTCTGTCCCATAGGCGCCCCCTCCAATTCCCCacccaatagattttttttttttaagattatagtACTTGTTTCACTCTTTAGAAATTCAGACCCAAGggcatacagctagtaagtgacaaagcTGGGATCTGCTCAGGGTCTGGAATTCTTTTCCTTGTCCCATGTTGCCCAGAAAAGTTAGATTCTTGATATTCATAAAACAGATTTATACACGTTACTTCACATCGTTAACAATGAAAACTATACAAAGCATGATGTAAATTCTTCTAAATGGTGGAGCCTCACACACACAACTTCCTCTAAGAGTATAAGCTACTCAAGGGCTAAACCAGTATTTATCTTATACCAATTATTTATCTCTTTGTTTCCAGTGCCCAGTACAGTTTAGGGCTCAGACTGAACTGGTCTTGGTAATGTGGCCAACTGTATTAGAGTTTGTGTGATTTGGCAGATGATGAACCCTTCTCCTTTGTGACTGATGAAAAATCCAATTCAGCTTGACATTTCATGTTTCTAGGAGCTTGAAATTGTCATTGGAGATGAACATATTTCTTTCACAACATCAAAAATTGGTTCCCTTATTGATGTCAATCAATCCAAGTAAGTATCCATGATCCTTATATCCAGATGTGTCTGTTTTAGAGCAGGCTGATACGAAACCCTTAACCAAATTGGGACCATTATGGTAAGATCTGGTACAAATGTAAGACAGAATTGGTCAGCTTTGTCCCCCTCAATAGAGAGACtccaaattatatattttcaaggGCTTGctccttttgcttttggtgttttaGTCAATCATTACTAATAAGAGCTTCtcagtgacacacacacacagagtaatgcCATAAGAGCAGCCAAAGTGGGTAAGAATCTGGCCAGAACagaaatgaaacatgaaaaagCAAGTGCTGGAAATAAACTGTAGAATCAGTGAGTCTGAACACCTTCCTCAGTGTTGGCTATTCAGATAGCACATCTTAAAGCCTGACTTTAGTGAAACTTGAAATTATtcagaatataaatttaaaaattcattttgtcaGTAGGGTAAATTATAAAGTTGAGACATGAATCTACATGCCACAAAGAATCCTTAGAATCTGGCCACCTCTTTGGCTCTTGTGCTTTGAGGATTTGGGGTTAGATATGGCTCACTTTTAGTACATGTTAGGCATAACTGTCTTCCTGTGAACAGTCTTGTTCTTACCCAGTTATGCTGTAGTAATCTTCAGCCTCTTGGTCCTGCTTAGTACTActtcttaaaaaataagttttcctaATTCTGAAAGTAATACATGCTCATTGTTGAAAATATAGGAAATACAGAAGAGTAGAAAGGTGAAAATAGCCCGTAAACTTATCAGTTAGATAACCATTAATCTTAaagtatttcttgtctttttcctgtgctttaaaaaatatatatagtcttttaaaGCACAAAAAATGTAATTGAGATCAACAGTCTGTTACTTTAATCATGATTTTTTCCCACTTAATATAAGCATTTCCTCATTAAGAAAAaccttaacattttaaattacctcataatattacattttaatatatagcATATAGGCTTTTTCTTTTTGGACACTGGGTTGTTTTCAAAGTTTTAATTCTGTAAGTACCTCTATGAGGAATATCCTGGTACATAAATAATGTGGGTtagtaaatggtattttttttgctgagttttctcagctttttaaacatttttttcttcttgcatttTAGGGATCCAGAAGGCTTACGAGTATTTTATTATCTTGTCCAGGACCTGAAGTGTTTGGTCTTCAGTCTTATTGGATTACACTTCAAGATTAAGCCAATCTAGATTGAATATTGGTGTGGACACAAGGGGGGTGGGAGTGCTGCTTTTAATTACCATTATCAAGACATTTTTGTGTATATCAGGGCAGTATTTTTTTTATAAACTATAAATGATTGTCTTTAATAAATACGTAACAAAatgcaatttttattattttataaagaccTGAACATGTGCACTCTTCTCAATTACTTTTTAACACTAACATCCTATGTGAAGTATTGCAAAAAATCAAATCAACTCTATACACATACCTACCAGTTTACAGGAAGTAAAAGAATAGAGAAACATGCTAAAAAATACAGTGGAAATCCAATCAATATCCTTGTCCTGGGAAACTCCAGGACAAGGGATCtgatttcttcaaaaaataagctgtaaacataaaataaatggagATGGAGTGAGAACCTGTATATTAAAGGAGATTTGAGAGACAATCAGTACAACATTTGAACCCTATATGGATCATGATTCAGGAAATGTAAAATTGACATCATTAAGGAAATTTGAACACGATATTTGGTATTAATGaagtattgttaattttttagatGTGAAATAGTATTGTGGTtggtattttgggttttttttcatccAGCTTTATAACTGAGGTTGGGGTTTTTAAAGTCACCTTTATAGCTGTATCTGAAGCTACTTCAGTATGGGGGTAAATGTTTGGTTTAATACATTATAAAGGATAAAATGCCTGGTCTCAGAAATTTTTTccaataattcattttaaaatcagaataccAGCGGCCATTAAGAAGCAACCTAGTTGTTGTAGATAGTGTGAGATTTGTTCAGCAGGTAAATCTGTAGGAACTTTTTCTTGCTGCTAAATTGCATGGCTTCCTTAATGAGGCAAATTGCTGACTGAACAGACAGTGGGCGCTGAAAGGAAATAGGTCTTGATAAATCTCATTTGACTGAGGGGAGGTGATTAGGCTGAGCTCAACGTCCCTCAAGACAGGCCAACTTGGGACAGGTCCCAAGTCTGGTGACTCCTAGGCAAGTGTTcctccacaacacacacacactctagttTGCCTCCTTCAAAGATTACAGGGCAGCAAGTTAGGTGCAGATCTGGGACCTGGGATGTCAGGCTTCCTGGCTATAGTGCACCCTCTGCTACAGAAGGGTATCTGGCAATCAGGTAATTTCGTGGCAAAGTAGACATCCGAAAGAGTCACTccaaattttaaagaaactaGACCTCAGGAAGCTGTAAAAGCCTCAAACAGGCTGTTCCTTATAATGCTCACAGCTTCTGTATGGTCTCAGCTGTGCCCTGCACAAGAACAGGTTCAGTAAATGTATGATAGAAAATAAACCAGGAACTCAGAGAAGAGCCAGCTGAAAGGGAGTGTCCAGTCTTGGCGACCACAATGAGAAGGACATGTACACGAGCCAACCCTCTGCAAGGTCccctgggggaaggaggaaggagatgaaAAGGGTCGCATCTCTCAAATCTACGAAGCCGGCCCTGGGCTGGGTGAACGGACGTGATCTAAGAAGCCTCCAAGGGCAGGCAGGGACCAAGCGCGAGGTTGGGGGAGGAAAGGCGGAGTCTGAAGAGCAGGAAGCGGACCCCGCAGAGGTTTCGGCAGGACTGTCTTTGTCTGCTGCGGTATCCCTCAGACTAGCATGGCGTTCAGGAAATATCTGGAATTACCGATTGCTGGAGGCAGCCTTCCGCGGGTCTGAGCACCGGCTAGTTGCGGACTCAGCCTACCTCCACAGGATCACTTTGCCTAGGAGAAAAAGCCAGGTGTGCGGCTGTAGCCGCGGCGCGCTAAGACCCGCCCCGCGCCTCCGCGCCCCGCCCAGAGCCGCAGGGAGGGTACGCAAGCGGCGCCCGCCGTTTACGACGGGCCGGAAAGCAGTGGCCGCAGCCAACGCCGGCTGAGCCGAGTCGCTATGGGGGTAAGCGGAGGCGAGCCGCTGCCTGGGCAGAGGCCGGGGGGTGACGAGAACCTGGGAGGCAGGAGCTCgcgccaggagggagggaggggagtgggcTCGCGCTGAGAAGGAGCGGAAAGGCACAGCTCATgccgggaggggaggagaggggcggggccgggcaggGGCTAGGCGCGGAGCTGCCAGGGCGCTGTTGATGCCGTCTCCCTGGCGCTCCTCCTCCTGCTGCTCCTCTCAGAAAATCGCACTGCAGCTCAAAGCCACCCTGGAGAATGTCACCAACCTCCGGCCCATGGGCGAGGACTTCCGGTGGTACCTGAAGGTAAGGCTCTGGGGAGGGCGCCAGGGCCGGGGCCGCATAAAGGTTTCCCACCCTGATCTCAGTGGTGAACAGGAGCTTTCTCTCCGGCTATATGAGAAATGCTTATTAaatgttctcttttcttctgggtagaattttatgtttgcttttttaagtttattggtcagttctttttaaatttatttatttatttatttattggctgcgttgggtcttccttgcggtgcgcaggcttctcattgcggtggcttctcttgttgcagagcacgggctctaggcgtgtgggctcagtagctgtggctcgcgggctctagagcgcaggctcagtagttgtggcgcacgggcttagttgctccgtggcgtgtgggatctttccggaccagggctcgaacccgtgtcctctgcattggcaggaggattcttaaccactgcgccaccagggaagccctactggttaatttgtgtgtgtgtgtgtgtgtgtgtgtgtgcgtgtgtgtgtgtgccaccagggaagccctactggttagtgtgtgtgtgtgggggggggtacgcgggcctctcactgttgtggcctctcccgttgcggatccggacgcgcaggctcagcggccatggctcacgggcccagccgctccgcggcatgtgggatcttcccggaccggggcacgaacccgtgtcccgcgcatcggcaggcgggctctcaaccactgcgccaccagggaagccctggttaatTCTTAATTGGCAGTGCCTTGAAAtatcttttgtaattttttcctcCGTAACATATTTCATGCTATGTAAACAAACACTAAACGAAAGGCTACTTGAAGGGATCTTGTGATTATTTAGTAAGAATAATTTCACCTTCTCTTTTGTTGATTAGGTTTTATTTACTGTGAAATCGTTTAATTTTGTGCATGGCTCCATTCTTAATTCCCCATCCTGTGTTGGTAAATCTGGTTCTCTAGTGGGATGGTCTACAGAGGTCCTTTTCTTAACTGAGCAGTTTGAGGCCCTTTACTCTCCCAGATCCTGGAGCTTCTGATCTGTTTTCCTTTTAGTCTAAACCCCAGAATCCTTCAGTACCTGGCAAAAGCCCTCTTTCAGGAAGCGCCCACCTTTATTTCCAAGTATTTTGAAGCCCGAGTGCCAGGGCTTATTTGAGGAGTTGATGTTTCCTGGCTTCAAAAAGCAGAGTCTAGAGAAGGAGACAAAGGAGGAGTAGCAACAGAATGATAAAGACTTTTACCAGGAACCTACAGGGCCTGTAAGGACACACAGGAAGCTCCTAACTCAACGGAGGTGTGTGGGGACTTTGAAGCCATTTCTGTACTACTTGAGCCTTGAATCCCTAGCCAGACTGTTAGAGGAGGATGAGCAAGACAACATGAGAAACACTTTGCCCAGAGAGAAGTCTGGTTATGTCCTTAGTGGGGCTGGTCATAAGGATGAGGTAAGATTGCTGACAAGATGATGAGCCTGCCCACCTCACACTGTTCTTACCCTTCCCTCAGCATCTGCCCAACTGAGCCAACTTCTTTACTAATActctttttccccctccccaagaTGAAATGTGGCAACTGTGGTGAGATTTCAGAGAAGTGGCAGTACATTCGGCTGATGGTAACTGCTCCCCCCACCACTATACccatatacagacacacatagGCCTCTGGGCAGGGATATGTGGCCCTCACCTCCCCGGTCTTTGGACCCCACTTTTTGTGGTTTGGGAGGGCAGGCAGAGTGTGATCAACTGGGAACAATGGGCTTTGGGATGTGAGGCAGAGTTCAAAATCAAGGGGAAGTCCTTTCCTCACTCTCAAGAAGCCTTCCCAGGATTCTTGTCCTAGCAAGTTGCTCACCCTGTCTGGGTCTTGGTAG
This genomic stretch from Kogia breviceps isolate mKogBre1 chromosome 1, mKogBre1 haplotype 1, whole genome shotgun sequence harbors:
- the CZIB gene encoding LOW QUALITY PROTEIN: CXXC motif containing zinc binding protein (The sequence of the model RefSeq protein was modified relative to this genomic sequence to represent the inferred CDS: deleted 3 bases in 2 codons); the encoded protein is MAFRKYLELPIAGGSLRGSEHRLVADSAYLHRITLPRRKSQVCGCSRGALRPAAPPRPAQSRREGTQAAPAVYDGPESSGRSQRRLSRVAMGKIALQLKATLENVTNLRPMGEDFRWYLKMKCGNCGEISEKWQYIRLMDNVALKGGRGSASMVQKCKLCSRENSIEILSSTIKPYNAEDNEKFKTIVEFECRGLEPVDFQPQAGFAAEGVESGTVFSDINLQEKDWTDYDEKAQESVGIYEVTHQFVKP